Proteins found in one Pseudorasbora parva isolate DD20220531a chromosome 11, ASM2467924v1, whole genome shotgun sequence genomic segment:
- the spry1 gene encoding protein sprouty homolog 1, translating to MDRHGQRGGPVRHPELPSGAILSLDQIRAIRSVNEYTEGPAVPHRPAPGPRSADKRERTHEVLLVNVNNNYEHRAGRPPGLSRSTSTGSAASSGSNSSASSDQGLLARSHRAVRTQPKSLAHPFLPPLKQTEKADSAHSYICESCGKCKCGECTSPRPLPTRLACNGQCLCSAESVVEHGTCMCLVKGIFYHCSSDDDDVGDPCADRPCSLSQPRCCSRFLCMGLMSAFFPCLLCYLPAKGCVNACDACHDRVHRPGCRCKNSNTVYCKLQNWNQTHGHAPGKPS from the coding sequence ATGGATCGCCACGGTCAGCGCGGAGGGCCCGTCAGACATCCGGAGCTCCCGTCCGGGGCCATCCTATCCCTGGATCAGATCAGAGCCATCCGCTCTGTTAACGAGTACACCGAGGGCCCGGCCGTACCGCACAGACCGGCCCCGGGGCCGCGGAGCGCGGACAAGCGCGAGAGGACTCACGAGGTGCTCCTGGTGAACGTCAACAACAATTACGAGCACCGAGCGGGCCGTCCACCGGGGCTCAGCCGGTCCACGAGCACCGGGAGCGCGGCCAGCTCCGGGAGCAACAGCAGCGCGTCCTCGGATCAGGGATTACTGGCGCGCTCGCACAGAGCCGTACGGACTCAGCCGAAATCTCTCGCGCACCCGTTCCTCCCGCCGCTCAAACAGACGGAGAAAGCGGACTCGGCGCATTCGTACATCTGCGAGAGCTGCGGGAAGTGCAAGTGCGGCGAATGCACATCCCCGCGTCCGCTCCCGACGCGCCTCGCCTGTAACGGGCAGTGCCTGTGCTCGGCGGAGAGCGTGGTCGAGCACGGCACGTGCATGTGTTTGGTGAAGGGCATCTTCTACCACTGCTCCAGCGACGACGACGACGTGGGCGACCCGTGCGCGGACCGGCCGTGCTCGCTCTCGCAGCCGCGGTGTTGCTCACGCTTCCTGTGCATGGGCCTCATGTCCGCGTTTTTCCCGTGTTTGCTTTGCTACCTGCCGGCCAAGGGCTGCGTGAACGCGTGCGACGCGTGCCACGACCGCGTGCACCGGCCCGGCTGCCGCTGCAAAAACTCCAACACCGTTTACTGCAAACTGCAGAACTGGAACCAAACGCACGGGCATGCGCCGGGGAAACCGTCCTGA